In Stieleria varia, one genomic interval encodes:
- a CDS encoding 3-keto-disaccharide hydrolase, translating to MNLSRRLMTLSCAALVLSAGFAHADQPKADADAKTETGFVSLFDGKTLDGWKKAEENQDAWHVEDGKLMCDGERCHLFYVGDLAPFTDFHFKAEVMTTPGSNAGIYFHTKYQPEGWPKYGYECQVNVSHGDPKKTSSLYGVENIADPGVKDNEWYTQEIIVTGKRIQLIVNGKTLVDFTEEDNRQPFDSSFERRLGKGTFALQAHDPKSKVYFRNLRVKPL from the coding sequence ATGAATCTTTCACGTCGTTTGATGACACTCTCCTGTGCCGCGCTGGTTCTTTCCGCCGGTTTCGCACATGCCGATCAGCCCAAAGCGGATGCCGACGCCAAGACGGAAACCGGTTTCGTCAGCCTCTTTGACGGCAAGACACTTGATGGCTGGAAAAAAGCCGAGGAAAACCAAGATGCTTGGCACGTCGAAGACGGCAAGCTGATGTGTGACGGTGAACGTTGTCACCTGTTCTATGTCGGCGACCTCGCGCCGTTTACCGATTTTCATTTCAAAGCAGAAGTGATGACGACACCGGGCAGCAACGCTGGCATCTACTTCCACACGAAATACCAACCAGAAGGCTGGCCCAAGTACGGTTATGAGTGCCAAGTCAATGTGTCGCACGGTGACCCGAAAAAGACCAGCAGCCTGTACGGCGTCGAAAACATCGCTGACCCAGGCGTGAAGGACAACGAATGGTACACGCAAGAAATCATCGTCACCGGCAAACGCATTCAGTTGATCGTCAATGGAAAGACGTTGGTGGATTTCACCGAAGAAGACAATCGCCAACCGTTTGACAGCAGCTTTGAGCGACGACTTGGCAAAGGCACCTTTGCCTTGCAAGCTCACGACCCCAAGAGCAAGGTCTACTTTCGCAACCTGCGAGTGAAACCTCTGTAA